Proteins co-encoded in one Candidatus Rokuibacteriota bacterium genomic window:
- the ccsA gene encoding cytochrome c biogenesis protein CcsA: MPERKAAMRTSTRALGWLAALALAIGLGAAFGYAPREAVQGNVQRIMYVHVPSILTAYLAFALVLLGSIGYLATRRTGWDRLAASAGELGVLFTGVSIVTGSIWGKPTWGTWWTWDARLTSTAVLFLVYTGYLLLRGMVDEPERRGRYAAVVGIVGAANIPIVHFSVKWWRALHQPATILGPEPSPIAAPIATALLMNWIAFTLLFVYFLARRVELARLEDGARDA; encoded by the coding sequence ATGCCTGAAAGGAAGGCGGCCATGCGAACGTCCACACGCGCCCTGGGCTGGCTGGCGGCCCTCGCCTTGGCCATCGGCCTCGGCGCCGCCTTCGGCTACGCGCCGCGGGAGGCGGTGCAGGGCAACGTGCAGCGGATCATGTACGTGCACGTGCCCTCGATCCTCACGGCGTACCTGGCCTTCGCGCTGGTGCTGCTCGGGAGCATCGGCTATCTGGCGACGCGGCGGACGGGGTGGGACCGCCTGGCGGCCTCTGCAGGCGAGCTGGGCGTGCTCTTCACCGGGGTCAGCATCGTGACGGGCTCGATCTGGGGCAAGCCGACCTGGGGCACGTGGTGGACGTGGGACGCGCGGCTGACCTCGACGGCCGTCCTCTTCCTCGTGTACACGGGGTACCTGCTCCTGCGGGGCATGGTGGACGAACCCGAGAGGCGGGGACGCTATGCGGCCGTCGTCGGCATCGTGGGGGCCGCCAACATCCCCATCGTCCACTTCTCGGTGAAGTGGTGGCGCGCCCTCCACCAGCCGGCCACGATCCTCGGCCCCGAGCCTTCGCCCATCGCCGCGCCCATCGCGACGGCGCTCCTCATGAACTGGATCGCCTTCACACTGCTGTTCGTCTACTTCTTAGCGCGGCGGGTCGAGCTCGCGCGACTGGAGGACGGAGCTCGCGATGCCTGA
- a CDS encoding DUF177 domain-containing protein — protein MLIRVSEIPDDGIQIEGADCLPQPFDDPGWVLEELSLHVEKDGDVVLVRGSLAARVPLVCGRCLEPFQLRVAPAVDARFVPSPRGRTEERELGAQELETDVYEHDLLDIGALLVTEASLGVPMKPLCSEGCRGLCPVCGGNRNLTPCACEARMPDPRWAPLKGLADRLSR, from the coding sequence ATGCTCATCCGGGTGTCCGAGATCCCCGACGACGGGATCCAGATCGAGGGGGCGGACTGCCTGCCGCAGCCCTTCGATGACCCGGGCTGGGTTCTGGAGGAGCTGTCGCTCCACGTCGAGAAGGACGGCGACGTGGTCCTGGTCCGGGGGAGCCTGGCGGCCCGAGTGCCCCTCGTCTGCGGGCGCTGCCTCGAGCCCTTCCAGCTACGGGTCGCGCCCGCCGTGGACGCGCGCTTCGTGCCCAGCCCCCGGGGGCGGACCGAGGAGCGGGAGCTCGGGGCGCAGGAGCTGGAAACCGACGTCTACGAGCACGACCTCCTCGACATCGGCGCGCTCCTCGTCACGGAGGCCTCGCTCGGTGTCCCCATGAAGCCGCTCTGCAGCGAAGGCTGCCGCGGCCTCTGCCCCGTCTGCGGCGGCAACCGGAACCTCACGCCCTGCGCGTGCGAGGCGCGCATGCCCGATCCCCGGTGGGCTCCCCTCAAGGGGCTGGCCGACCGGCTGTCGAGGTAG
- a CDS encoding extracellular solute-binding protein, translating into MDARTPGGLSGIGRGLLLAALGAAMALGASPGPTEAAEVVVYSARSHYGQEPAIEAFTRKTGIQVKSFGGNSSELFERLRAEGDKTPADVLITVDAGNLWNAARAGLLTRVDSPELLAAIPAHLRDPEHRWFALTMRARTIMYNTRKVKPEELSTYEALADPRWKGRLCLRTSGYIYNQSFLATLIKRHGEATVEAMVRGWVANTPILINGDTKILEAIAAGQCDVGLANTYYLGRLLAKDPGFPVAPFWANQKTTGTHVNISGAGVTAHAKNRANAVKLIEFLASPEAQQMFADSNFEYPANPQAAVNPIVARWGKFKQDDTNVAAAGEFQAAATRLADRAGYR; encoded by the coding sequence ATGGACGCGAGGACGCCGGGCGGTCTGTCGGGGATCGGGCGGGGACTGCTGCTGGCCGCGCTGGGCGCGGCGATGGCGCTCGGGGCGAGCCCCGGGCCCACCGAGGCCGCCGAGGTCGTCGTGTACTCGGCGCGCTCGCACTACGGTCAGGAGCCGGCCATCGAGGCCTTCACCCGAAAGACAGGAATCCAGGTCAAGAGCTTCGGGGGCAACTCGTCCGAGCTGTTCGAGCGGCTCCGCGCCGAGGGCGACAAGACGCCCGCGGATGTGCTGATCACGGTGGACGCGGGCAACCTCTGGAACGCGGCCCGGGCCGGGCTGCTCACCCGGGTGGACTCGCCCGAGCTGCTGGCGGCCATCCCGGCCCATCTCCGTGATCCCGAGCACCGGTGGTTCGCGCTCACGATGCGCGCGCGCACCATCATGTACAACACGAGGAAGGTCAAGCCCGAGGAGCTGTCCACGTACGAGGCCCTGGCTGATCCCAGGTGGAAAGGCCGCCTCTGCCTCCGGACCTCGGGCTACATCTACAACCAGTCGTTCCTGGCGACCCTGATCAAGCGCCACGGCGAGGCCACGGTCGAGGCGATGGTGCGCGGGTGGGTCGCCAACACCCCGATCCTGATCAACGGTGACACGAAGATCCTCGAGGCCATCGCCGCGGGCCAGTGCGACGTGGGTCTCGCGAACACGTACTATCTGGGCCGCCTCCTCGCCAAGGACCCGGGCTTCCCGGTCGCACCCTTCTGGGCGAACCAGAAGACGACGGGAACCCACGTCAACATCTCGGGCGCCGGCGTGACGGCCCACGCGAAGAACCGGGCGAACGCCGTCAAGCTCATCGAGTTCCTGGCGAGCCCCGAGGCCCAGCAGATGTTCGCCGACTCGAACTTCGAGTACCCGGCCAACCCCCAGGCGGCGGTGAACCCGATCGTCGCCCGCTGGGGCAAGTTCAAGCAGGACGACACGAACGTGGCGGCAGCGGGCGAGTTCCAGGCCGCAGCCACCCGGCTGGCCGACCGCGCTGGCTACAGGTGA
- the rpmF gene encoding 50S ribosomal protein L32, protein MPLPKRRHSKTRGRKRRTHYKMAAPPRSTCPQCREVKLPHQLCPHCGFYKGREVVSIEGE, encoded by the coding sequence ATGCCACTGCCCAAGCGACGACACTCGAAGACGCGCGGCCGGAAGCGCCGCACCCACTACAAGATGGCGGCTCCGCCCCGATCGACCTGTCCCCAGTGCCGGGAGGTGAAACTCCCGCATCAGCTCTGCCCGCACTGCGGTTTCTACAAGGGACGGGAAGTCGTCTCGATCGAAGGGGAGTAG
- the htpX gene encoding zinc metalloprotease HtpX, which produces MGNIFKTAVLLGILTGLLILIGGALGGQQGMLMAFVLALAMNFGSYWFSDRIVLAMYGAQPVDEARAPGLHRTVRHLATRAGLPMPRLYVIAGDTPNAFATGRNPEHAAVAVTEGITRILDDEELEGVLAHELAHVRNRDTLIMTISATLAGAITYVAHMAQFAAMFGGGRRDDEEDSGGGMIGAVLLAIVAPLAAMLIQMAISRAREFHADATGARIVGRPWGLAKALEKMEMAASIAPMQASPATAHLFIVNPLRGGALTTLFSTHPPIQERVARLRAMSI; this is translated from the coding sequence ATGGGCAACATCTTCAAAACTGCCGTACTGCTCGGGATCCTGACAGGCCTCCTCATCCTCATCGGCGGCGCCCTGGGCGGCCAGCAGGGGATGCTGATGGCCTTTGTCCTCGCCCTGGCCATGAACTTCGGGAGCTACTGGTTCTCGGACCGCATCGTGCTCGCCATGTACGGCGCCCAGCCGGTGGACGAGGCGAGGGCTCCCGGCCTCCACCGCACCGTACGCCACCTGGCCACGCGCGCGGGCCTGCCCATGCCGCGGCTCTACGTCATCGCGGGGGACACGCCCAATGCCTTCGCCACGGGGCGCAATCCCGAGCACGCCGCGGTGGCCGTCACGGAAGGGATCACGCGCATCCTGGATGACGAGGAGCTGGAAGGCGTCCTCGCCCACGAGCTGGCCCACGTGCGGAACCGCGACACTTTGATCATGACCATCTCCGCCACCCTGGCCGGTGCCATCACCTACGTGGCCCACATGGCCCAGTTTGCGGCCATGTTCGGCGGGGGGCGGCGCGACGACGAGGAAGACTCCGGCGGCGGGATGATCGGCGCCGTCTTGCTGGCCATCGTCGCCCCGCTGGCGGCGATGCTCATCCAGATGGCCATCTCCCGGGCGCGCGAGTTCCACGCCGACGCCACCGGAGCCCGGATCGTGGGCCGGCCCTGGGGCCTGGCCAAGGCGCTGGAGAAGATGGAGATGGCCGCCAGCATCGCGCCCATGCAAGCGAGCCCGGCGACGGCGCACCTGTTCATCGTCAATCCGCTCCGGGGCGGCGCGCTCACGACGCTGTTCTCGACCCATCCACCGATCCAGGAGCGGGTGGCGCGGCTCCGCGCCATGAGCATCTGA
- a CDS encoding cytochrome c maturation protein CcmE codes for MKRRAKFLAGGVLILGALGYLVYAGVSQSVVYFVTPSELMATPISGKTYRVGGVVQAGTLKWEPRSLALSFVLSDGKTTVPVRHKGTPPDLFGEGRGAVVEGTWSSDGHFQAASILAKHSEEYKAPQDAASEPGYKELMRTLQGNPDR; via the coding sequence ATGAAGCGCAGAGCCAAGTTCCTCGCCGGTGGGGTGCTCATCCTGGGCGCTCTCGGCTACCTCGTGTACGCGGGGGTGAGCCAGTCGGTGGTCTACTTCGTGACACCCAGCGAGCTGATGGCGACGCCCATCAGCGGCAAGACCTACCGCGTCGGCGGGGTGGTGCAGGCCGGCACGCTCAAGTGGGAGCCGAGGAGCCTCGCGCTGTCGTTCGTGCTCTCCGACGGCAAGACCACGGTTCCGGTCCGGCACAAGGGCACGCCCCCCGACCTGTTCGGGGAGGGGCGCGGGGCCGTGGTGGAGGGCACGTGGAGCTCTGACGGGCACTTCCAGGCGGCGTCCATCCTTGCGAAGCACTCGGAGGAGTACAAGGCGCCCCAGGACGCCGCCAGCGAGCCCGGCTACAAGGAGCTGATGCGCACGCTCCAGGGCAATCCCGACAGATGA
- a CDS encoding cytochrome c-type biogenesis protein CcmH: MSLRRPIQLGAVALLVLATLGLALAAAPVNEDTVREIGSELRCVVCQNLSVSDSPSETANQMRAIIRERLAAGESPAQVKAYFVEKYGLWILLSPPKRGFNLLVWVVPFVGLGLGLVLVAVAVRRWSRRPPGGPAAAPAIDAATRERIRREMAELDTR; encoded by the coding sequence GTGAGCCTCCGCCGCCCGATCCAGCTCGGGGCCGTGGCCCTGCTCGTCCTGGCAACCCTCGGGCTGGCGCTGGCCGCCGCGCCGGTGAATGAGGACACGGTGCGTGAGATCGGCTCCGAGCTGCGGTGCGTGGTCTGCCAGAACCTCTCCGTGTCCGACTCCCCATCGGAGACGGCAAACCAGATGCGCGCCATCATCCGGGAGCGGCTGGCCGCGGGCGAGAGCCCGGCGCAGGTCAAGGCCTACTTCGTCGAGAAGTACGGGCTCTGGATTCTCCTGTCGCCGCCGAAGCGGGGCTTCAACCTCCTGGTCTGGGTCGTCCCGTTCGTCGGGCTCGGCCTGGGTCTCGTCCTCGTGGCCGTGGCCGTGCGACGCTGGAGCCGGCGGCCGCCGGGCGGCCCCGCCGCCGCGCCAGCGATCGATGCCGCCACCCGCGAGCGGATCCGCCGCGAGATGGCCGAGCTGGACACCCGATGA
- the ccmA gene encoding heme ABC exporter ATP-binding protein CcmA yields the protein MMITAAGLGKSYGKTPVLDGVSLDVPAGTCLVLLGPNGAGKTTLLRIFATLVRPTAGALTVAGVDALRDPERVRAAIGMVAHGSYVYEDLTALENLRFWATMGGQEVAEGALRAALAQVELEAVADERARTFSSGMKRRIGLARVALGRPRLLLLDEPFTGLDRQGRKWLSEFLLAFKSGGGAVVLATHSFEGALGVADRIAILAGGRLALDRPAAELSREGLRRIYDDLTDSSPLPPR from the coding sequence ATGATGATCACCGCCGCCGGCCTCGGGAAGTCCTACGGAAAGACCCCCGTGCTCGATGGCGTGTCTCTCGATGTGCCCGCCGGAACCTGCCTCGTCCTGCTTGGGCCCAACGGAGCGGGAAAGACGACTCTGCTGAGGATCTTCGCGACGCTCGTCCGCCCCACGGCGGGCGCCCTCACGGTGGCCGGGGTGGACGCCCTCCGGGACCCCGAGCGCGTTCGCGCGGCCATCGGCATGGTGGCTCACGGCTCCTATGTCTACGAAGACTTGACCGCGCTGGAGAATCTGCGCTTCTGGGCCACCATGGGCGGCCAGGAGGTCGCGGAGGGAGCACTTCGGGCTGCGCTCGCCCAGGTCGAGCTCGAGGCCGTCGCCGACGAGCGCGCCCGCACCTTCTCATCCGGCATGAAGCGTCGGATCGGGCTGGCGCGGGTGGCGCTGGGACGGCCGCGCCTCCTCCTCCTCGACGAGCCCTTCACCGGGCTTGACCGCCAGGGCCGGAAGTGGCTGAGCGAGTTTCTCCTCGCCTTCAAGTCGGGCGGCGGCGCCGTCGTGCTGGCGACGCACAGCTTCGAGGGCGCCCTCGGCGTCGCCGATCGCATCGCGATCCTGGCGGGCGGCAGGCTGGCGCTGGACCGGCCCGCGGCGGAGCTGTCCCGGGAGGGTCTCCGCCGGATCTACGACGATCTCACCGACAGCTCCCCCCTCCCCCCCCGATGA
- a CDS encoding redoxin domain-containing protein, translated as MSGARRWVRWAIPVAAIPVIVLLAYGFRTDPRAIPTPLVGKPAAAFSLKTFDGPEISLAGLRGRVVVVNFWASWCYPACYEEAPVLERGWRAYKDRGVMLVGINIQDKEEPARQFLARFNHTFPNAPDPTGRVSVDYGVYGVPETFFIDPAGRIRAKHVGAVTDEIFSANVDRLLAERP; from the coding sequence ATGAGCGGCGCCAGACGCTGGGTCCGCTGGGCCATCCCGGTGGCGGCAATCCCGGTGATCGTGCTGCTCGCCTACGGCTTCCGCACGGACCCGCGGGCCATCCCCACGCCCCTCGTGGGCAAGCCTGCCGCAGCCTTCAGCCTGAAGACCTTTGACGGCCCCGAGATCTCCCTCGCAGGCTTGCGCGGGCGGGTGGTCGTGGTCAACTTCTGGGCCTCGTGGTGCTATCCCGCGTGCTACGAGGAGGCGCCCGTGCTGGAGCGCGGCTGGCGCGCGTACAAGGACCGCGGGGTGATGCTGGTGGGCATCAACATCCAGGACAAGGAGGAGCCGGCCAGGCAGTTCCTCGCCCGGTTCAACCACACGTTCCCCAACGCCCCGGATCCCACCGGCCGGGTCTCGGTGGACTATGGCGTCTACGGCGTGCCGGAGACGTTCTTCATCGACCCTGCGGGCCGCATCCGGGCCAAGCACGTGGGCGCCGTGACCGACGAGATCTTCAGCGCCAACGTGGACCGACTGCTCGCGGAGCGGCCGTGA
- the ccmD gene encoding heme exporter protein CcmD, with protein MPDKMMPDHWGYVFAAYAVAAVALVTYWRHLVRRARSLVARQRRKEGKAA; from the coding sequence ATGCCTGATAAGATGATGCCCGATCACTGGGGGTACGTCTTCGCGGCCTACGCCGTCGCCGCGGTGGCGCTCGTGACCTACTGGCGCCACCTCGTGCGCCGCGCCCGAAGCCTCGTCGCCCGCCAGCGTAGAAAGGAAGGCAAGGCGGCATGA
- a CDS encoding heme exporter protein CcmB, with product MNQYGRRALVVLWKDLLTERRSKESLNALFFFSLLLLFLFQFALGPDRERLQSALPGLLWLGFVLAGLLGLGRSFIAERDNDCWEGLLLTPGDKSAIYLGKLLANFILMTVVEVVLVFLFGVFYNVDLWGALGPLTVVLLLGTVGLSAVGTLFAAMTAQVRARELLFPVLLLPVQVPLLLATVSATQIVLGGQPLADAASWLKLLVGADIVYLVIGLLTFEFILDA from the coding sequence TTGAACCAGTACGGACGGCGAGCACTGGTCGTCCTCTGGAAGGATCTCCTGACGGAGCGCCGCTCCAAGGAGAGCCTGAATGCGCTCTTCTTCTTCTCCCTCCTGCTGCTCTTCCTCTTCCAGTTCGCCCTGGGTCCCGACCGGGAGCGGCTCCAGTCGGCGCTGCCCGGCCTGCTGTGGCTGGGCTTCGTCCTGGCGGGCCTCCTCGGCCTCGGCCGGAGCTTCATCGCGGAGCGCGACAACGATTGCTGGGAAGGGCTCCTGCTCACGCCCGGGGACAAGTCAGCCATCTACCTCGGCAAGCTCCTCGCCAACTTCATCCTCATGACGGTGGTCGAGGTGGTGCTCGTGTTCCTCTTCGGCGTCTTCTACAACGTGGACCTCTGGGGTGCGCTCGGCCCCCTGACCGTCGTGCTCCTCCTGGGCACGGTGGGGCTCTCGGCGGTGGGCACGCTCTTCGCGGCCATGACGGCGCAGGTGCGGGCGCGCGAGCTGCTCTTCCCCGTCCTGCTCCTCCCCGTCCAGGTCCCGCTCCTGCTCGCAACGGTCAGCGCCACCCAGATCGTGCTGGGTGGGCAGCCCCTTGCCGACGCGGCCTCGTGGCTCAAGCTCCTGGTCGGCGCCGACATCGTCTACCTCGTCATCGGGCTCCTCACCTTCGAGTTCATCCTGGATGCCTGA
- a CDS encoding heme lyase CcmF/NrfE family subunit yields the protein MIPEIGYAATIVAFGLALYGSVTSAVAGRTGRRTLVASSERAAVGVLVLVTACMLLLIYAFLTFDFSVRYVAINTNRGTPFYYRITGLWGALEGSIILWTWMLALYTLIVVVQYRRRHPEFYPWVLSAMMGIAAFFLLVMTIPAPPFERLTPVPPDGRGLNPLLQDSGMITHPVALYLGFTGFTVPFAFALAALATGRIGDEWMTITRRWTVIAWYFLALGLLIGGWWSYHVLGWGGYWAWDPVENAAFMPWLTGTALLHSVMIQERRRMLKIWNLTLVILTFSLTIFGTFLTRSGIIGSVHAFTQGSIGAFFLGFLALVLLTSFSLLAWRMERLKAQGELDSIFSRESAFLLNNVFLVAATFTVFFGTIFPLLSEAVRGEKVSVGAPFFNLVNIPLFLGLLILMGVGPLIAWRRASADNLRRNFLVPTAVGVAAAVLARALGIANSLVLLCIAAVIFVTGTIVLDFLRAARARRRSGDGWAAATLGLLRRQNRRYGGFVVHLGVLVVALGVAGSNAWSLHTETTLARGESVELGGYRLRFDGLRGSEESNHFKVTGTFTISNGVGSRDVLYPAKKFYAQEQNPIAYVDYRLGLIEDVYLVLGDFARDGSQATIKLQVNRMVSWLWLGGLVLTLGTGLAILPDRRKTA from the coding sequence ATGATCCCAGAGATCGGCTACGCAGCGACCATCGTGGCCTTCGGCCTCGCCCTGTACGGGAGCGTCACCTCCGCGGTCGCGGGGCGCACCGGCCGCAGGACGCTCGTGGCGTCGTCGGAGCGCGCGGCCGTCGGCGTCCTCGTCCTCGTGACCGCCTGCATGCTCCTGCTCATCTACGCCTTCCTCACCTTCGACTTCTCGGTGCGGTACGTCGCCATCAACACGAACCGGGGCACGCCCTTCTACTACCGCATCACGGGACTCTGGGGGGCGCTCGAGGGGTCGATCATCCTGTGGACATGGATGCTCGCCCTGTACACGCTGATCGTGGTCGTCCAGTATCGGCGGCGGCACCCCGAGTTCTACCCCTGGGTGCTCTCGGCCATGATGGGCATCGCCGCCTTCTTCCTCCTGGTGATGACGATCCCGGCGCCGCCCTTCGAGCGGCTCACCCCGGTGCCTCCGGACGGGCGGGGCCTGAACCCGCTCCTCCAGGACTCCGGGATGATCACCCACCCGGTGGCGCTCTACCTCGGCTTCACGGGCTTCACCGTCCCGTTCGCGTTCGCCCTGGCCGCGCTGGCCACGGGCCGGATCGGCGACGAGTGGATGACCATCACCCGCCGCTGGACCGTCATCGCCTGGTACTTCCTCGCTCTCGGGCTCCTCATCGGTGGCTGGTGGAGCTACCACGTGCTGGGCTGGGGAGGCTACTGGGCGTGGGATCCCGTGGAGAACGCCGCCTTCATGCCGTGGCTGACCGGCACCGCGCTCCTGCACTCCGTCATGATCCAGGAGCGGCGGCGCATGCTGAAGATCTGGAACCTGACGCTCGTCATCCTCACCTTCAGTCTCACGATCTTCGGCACCTTCCTCACGCGCTCGGGGATCATCGGCTCCGTGCACGCCTTCACCCAGGGTTCCATCGGGGCCTTCTTCCTGGGCTTCCTGGCGCTGGTGCTGCTCACCTCCTTCTCGCTGCTGGCCTGGCGCATGGAACGCCTGAAGGCGCAGGGGGAGCTCGACTCGATCTTCTCGCGCGAGTCGGCCTTCCTCCTGAACAACGTCTTCCTGGTGGCGGCGACGTTCACGGTCTTCTTCGGGACGATCTTCCCGCTCCTCTCGGAGGCCGTGCGGGGCGAGAAGGTCAGCGTCGGCGCCCCCTTCTTCAATCTCGTGAACATCCCGCTCTTCCTCGGGCTGCTCATCCTCATGGGCGTCGGCCCGCTGATCGCGTGGCGCCGTGCCTCGGCCGACAACCTCAGGCGAAACTTCCTCGTGCCAACGGCGGTGGGCGTGGCGGCAGCCGTCCTCGCGCGCGCGCTGGGCATCGCGAACAGCCTCGTCCTGCTGTGCATCGCCGCGGTGATCTTCGTCACGGGCACCATCGTGCTCGACTTCCTCCGCGCTGCGCGCGCCCGGCGCCGCAGCGGCGACGGCTGGGCCGCGGCGACGCTGGGGCTCCTCCGGCGCCAGAACCGCCGCTACGGGGGTTTCGTCGTCCACCTCGGTGTCCTCGTGGTGGCGCTGGGCGTGGCGGGCTCGAACGCGTGGTCGCTGCACACCGAGACCACGTTGGCGCGGGGCGAGAGCGTGGAGCTGGGCGGCTACCGGCTGCGCTTCGACGGCCTCCGGGGCTCCGAGGAGTCCAATCACTTCAAGGTCACCGGCACCTTCACCATTTCCAACGGGGTCGGCAGCCGGGATGTCCTCTATCCCGCGAAGAAGTTCTACGCGCAGGAGCAGAACCCCATCGCGTACGTGGACTACCGGCTGGGGCTTATCGAGGACGTGTATCTCGTCCTGGGCGATTTCGCCCGCGACGGCTCCCAGGCCACGATCAAGCTCCAGGTGAACCGCATGGTGTCGTGGCTCTGGCTCGGCGGGCTCGTGCTCACCCTCGGCACGGGCCTCGCGATCCTGCCAGACCGGAGGAAGACGGCATGA
- a CDS encoding tetratricopeptide repeat protein, whose protein sequence is MTAVLWVSVAVIALPAFALALWPLFRRGAASAERGAGPTADDDRRIELSEEKASLYRALKEIEFDYDAGHLSEEDYRPLRDRYEGRAAAVIQALDALGPVSMPQGRVGRGDTEAASEAPAAGRRGWTKHPAALVGGSVLLLLFGLLLGLGVGRFTEKEPAAAPSGGRAGVPDAPAAAGGPGMPGMPGMPGDPAPEAAPGEPAGAIAPEVMARMLQAARQSLQAGQYQQAISAYQAVLKREPRNVDAMTHLGLIVAIGGHGDSALESFGKALAIDPNYAPAYLYRGQVLYDVKQDYAGAIKAWERFMVLVPRGEEHDQVKALIEKARSQRPAAQPR, encoded by the coding sequence ATGACCGCCGTGCTCTGGGTCTCTGTCGCCGTCATCGCGCTGCCCGCCTTCGCGCTGGCCCTGTGGCCGCTCTTCCGGCGCGGCGCGGCATCGGCCGAGCGGGGCGCCGGGCCCACCGCGGACGACGACAGGCGGATCGAGCTCTCGGAGGAGAAGGCCTCCCTGTACCGCGCCCTGAAGGAGATCGAGTTCGACTACGACGCCGGGCACCTCTCCGAAGAGGATTACCGCCCGCTCCGGGACCGGTACGAGGGCCGCGCTGCGGCCGTGATCCAGGCCCTCGACGCGCTGGGCCCCGTGTCCATGCCCCAGGGCCGGGTGGGGCGAGGCGACACCGAGGCCGCGTCGGAGGCTCCGGCAGCCGGGCGCCGCGGCTGGACGAAGCACCCGGCTGCCCTCGTGGGGGGGTCTGTGCTCCTGCTGCTCTTCGGCTTGCTCCTCGGTCTCGGCGTGGGGCGATTCACCGAGAAGGAGCCCGCGGCGGCGCCGTCTGGCGGGCGCGCTGGCGTGCCCGACGCTCCGGCGGCGGCCGGTGGCCCGGGCATGCCGGGCATGCCAGGCATGCCCGGGGACCCGGCGCCCGAAGCGGCCCCCGGGGAACCTGCCGGCGCCATCGCGCCGGAGGTGATGGCTCGCATGCTCCAGGCCGCGCGCCAGAGCCTGCAGGCGGGGCAGTACCAGCAGGCCATCAGCGCCTACCAGGCCGTGCTCAAGCGGGAACCCCGGAACGTGGACGCCATGACCCACCTGGGGCTCATCGTCGCCATCGGCGGTCACGGGGACTCGGCGCTCGAGAGCTTCGGGAAAGCCCTCGCCATCGATCCCAACTACGCGCCTGCCTATCTCTATCGCGGGCAGGTGCTCTACGACGTGAAGCAGGACTACGCCGGCGCCATCAAGGCCTGGGAGCGCTTCATGGTGCTCGTGCCCCGAGGCGAGGAGCACGACCAGGTCAAGGCGCTGATCGAGAAGGCCCGCAGCCAGCGGCCAGCCGCCCAGCCCCGCTGA